The stretch of DNA TGCGCTGCCATTACTGCGGTCATTCAGAGCCGGCTCCAGAGGTCTGTCCGGAATGCGGAAGTGAGCATATCCGTTTTTTTGGAACGGGAACGCAGCGTGTGGAAGAAGAGCTGGTCAAGCTGTTTCCGGGAATGCGGGTTATCCGGATGGATGTCGATACGACGACAGAGAAAGGCTCGCATGAGAAGCTGCTGGGACAATTTAGGGACAAGAAGGCCGACGTGCTGCTCGGAACGCAAATGGTAGCCAAGGGGCTTGATTTTCCAGATGTAACGCTTGTGGGCGTCATCACAGCGGATTCGGCGCTGAACCTGCCGGATTTCCGGGCCGCCGAGAAGACATTCCAACTTCTTACGCAGGTGGCGGGACGGGCAGGACGGCATAAGCTTCCTGGAGAGGTGCTGGTCCAATCCTACACGCCGGATCATTACTCCATCATTCACGCCAGCCGCCATGACTATGCCTCGTTCGTAAGGGAAGAACTGAAACATCGGAAAGCGCTCCACTATCCGCCGTACTGCCGGCTGATTCTTGTGACGCTGTCGCATGAACAAATGCCGGTGGCGCTGCGCATGGCTGAGAATTATGCGATGAGCATTCAAGGAAAGGCAAGGCAGCGCCGGTGGTTCGGCAGTCTGGACAAGCTGACCTCGGACGGACTCGATCTGCTTGGTCCAGTAGCTTCCCCGCTGCCCCGGTTAAAGGGACGATACCGGTTCCAGTGCATGATCAAATGGCGGGGAACCATTGATGCTATCGGGCTGGCCCGCGAGGTGTCGGAAGAGCTGGAAGATTCGCTTCGCGATCCGGTGCTTCAGATCAGTATTGATGTCGATCCCCAAATGCTGATGTAACGCCGTTTTGGCATAGTATATATATAAAACCAGGAAGGTGATAGCGAAATGGCGATACGTTTAATAGTGAAAGAGCCTGACGAAGTGCTGCACAAGACAGCAAAAGCGGTTACGAAAATTACACCCAATGTGCAAAAGCTGCTGGATGATATGGCGGACACGATGTATGACGCTGAGGGCGTAGGCCTTGCCGCCCCGCAGGTTGGCATTCTTAAACGGCTGATTGTGGTGGACGCCGATGAAGAGCACGGTCTGATCAAGATGATCAACCCGGAAATCATTAAGTCCGAAGGCGAACAGTTTGGCCCGGAAGGATGCCTAAGTATTCCGGGCATTAACGGTGATGTTCGCCGCGCGGAAACAGTGACCGTCCACGGGCTCGATCGTGACGGCAATGAGATTACCATAACGGGAAGCGGGCTGCTCGCCCGGGCATTCCAGCATGAAATCGATCATCTGAATGGTGTGCTGTTCACGGATGTCGCGGAGAAGGTATACGAAATTAATGCGGAACGCAGCCAGACCGGGGAGTGATTGAAATGAAGATTGTGTTCATGGGCACACCCGCTTTCGCGGTGCCATGCCTGCAAATGCTGGTGAATGAAGGCTATGAAGTCGCTGCCGTCATCACCCAGCCTGACCGGCCGCAGGGGAGAAAGAAGATACTGACACCGTCGCCTGTCAAAGCGGCTGCGGAGGCGCTGGGCCTTCCCGTTCTCCAGCCTGAACGTATGCGGCGTCCGGAGGCGGTTGCGGAGCTAGCCGCCTATGAACCGGAACTGATCGTTACGGCCGCTTATGGACAGATTCTGCCCAAGGCCGTACTGGATCTGCCTGCCCGGGGATGCGTGAATGTGCATGGATCGCTTTTGCCCAAATACAGGGGAGGGGCGCCAATCCAGAGAAGCATTATTAATGGCGAAAGCGTAACGGGCGTGACGCTGATGTACATGGCGGAAGGACTGGATACGGGAGATATGATCGCAAAGGTTGAAGTCCCGATCGAGGATGACGATACGTCGGGAACCCTGTTTGAGAAGCTGAGTCTGGCAGGCCGGGATTTGCTGAAGGCTCAAATGCCTCGTCTGCTTGCCGGACCCGTACCTGCGGAGCCTCAGGATGACAGCCAGGCGACTTATGCGCCGAATTTGAGCCGGGAGGATGAACGGATTAATTGGAGCGCGGGCTCGCGCGAAATCTATAACCGAATCCGCGGTCTGGTTCCTTTTTCGGGCGCATTTACACTCTGGAATGATGAGGCATTCAAAATATGGGCTGCGTCTCCTGATTCAGGTGCTGCCGCCAAGGCTTCTAGCGCTTCTGCTCATGGTGATGGACCCGCACCGGGAACTGTGCTGTCCCTTGGACAGGCCGGCATTGAGGTCAAGACCGGCGACGGAAGCCTGCATCTTCTTACCGTCCAACCGGCCGGCAAGAAGGCAATGGCCGCGGGAGACTTTGCACGCGGCGGAACGATGAAGCCGGGTACGGTGCTGGAATGAGCGGGCCTAACAGACAGGGAACGCCGTCAGGCGGGAACAATCTGAACAGCCGCGTAGGCGGGGAACGTAGTGGTAAGGCTGCGCTCAAAGGCGGCAGGCCCGGCGGAGGGCGTGGTTCCGCAGGCGGGACTAGAACCGGTGCCAAGGGCGTCTCGGCGAGAGAAACAGCCCTTGACGTATTGGTGCGCGTTCAGCAGGAAGGGGCATACAGCAATCTGCTGCTGAACACCAGCCTGCAGAAGGCGGCCTTATCCCGCGAGGATGCGGGACTGGCCACTGAGTTGGTGTACGGGACGATCTCGCGTTTGAATACACTCGAATATGTCTTGAAGGGCTTTGTGAGCAAAGGGCTGGACAAGCTTCAGCCCTGGGTTCGCAGCCTGTTGTCTTTAAGTCTTTATCAGATTATGTACCTTGACCGGATACCGCCTCACGCGGCAGTGAACGAGGCTGTCAATCTGGCCAAGCGCCGCGGCCATCAAGGCATCTCGGGCATGGTGAATGGCGTGCTGCGGAGCGTGCTTCGCGCGGGTCCGCTGCCGGTAATCCCGCAGGAAATGTCCTGGGAAGAGCGGACCGCTCTTCTCCATTCGCATCCGCTGTGGATGGTTGAGCGGTGGCGGGACGAGTTCGGAGCGGACACGGCCGAAGCGGTCTGCAAGGCCAATAATGAGCCGCCTGCCGTAAGCGTCCGGGTGAATACGACGATGACCAGCCGCGATCGGCTGCTTGATGAGATGCTTAGTCAGGGAGTCAATGCCCGGCCGTCGGAACTGAGTCCTTATGGAATCGTGGTGAGAGGAGCCGGCAATCTGGCGCTTTCATCGTGGTACCGGGACGGTCTCCTGTCCATTCAGGACGAAAGCTCCATGCTTGTGGCTGAGGCCGTTAATCCTCTGCCCGGCATGAAGGTGCTGGACTGCTGCGCCGCCCCCGGAGGCAAGACGACGCATATGGGCGAGCTGATGAAGGATCAAGGCTCCATTTTTGCGAATGATCTGCATCCGCATAAAGCCGCCCTGATCTCCGATCAGGCTAGGCGCCTTGGACTAGAATGCATCGGCACCGGAAGCGGAGACGCGCTGGAGCTTGGGGAGAAATTTTCCCCTGCTTCCTTCGACCGGATTTTGCTGGATGCCCCTTGTTCGGGATTGGGAGTTATCCGCCGCAAACCGGATCTGAAATGGACCAAACAGCCGGAAGATGCGGCGGCGATTGCCAAACTGCAGTCCGAGCTTCTGGATTCGGCCGCTGCCCTGGTGAAGCCGGGCGGGGTGCTGGTATACAGCACCTGTACGCTCGACCGGATGGAGAACGGCGATATCGTTAATTCCTTCTTGGAACGCAACGAAGGTTTCGGCTCTGTGACATTTTCTTCACCACTGTGGAATCGTCTTGGTAATAACGTTCTTGCCAGGGGTCAGGGGATGCAAATCTTACCCCAACATTACGGCAGTGACGGCTTCTATATCGCAATTCTTGAACGGCTCCGCCAGTAGAGCCGCTGATCTGATCTCAACCGTCTTAATCCCCCGCCGGGCCTGCCTCGGCGGGTTTTCTTTTACCCTCTGTGAGATTTGTGTTAAAATAGGCAGGATGAGAAATAATATGAATAACTCATGAACAAACGGTAGGGCGGTTTTTTGACGACGGCAGACGGTATTCCCGGGCTATTTTTAGCGAAAATCCTATAAGTTCAGACATCATTAAGAAAGCACAGGTGCGATCACGATAATGAAACCTTTAATATATGATTTAACCCTTGAAGAGTTGGTAGAGTGGGCCAAGGACAACGGAGAACCGGCTTTTCGGGGCGGACAGATTTTTGATTGGCTGTACGTCAAGCGTGTCAGCGACTTTGACTCGATGAGCAACCTGCCGAAGTCTTTGCGGGCGAAGCTGGATGAACAGTTCTCCATGAACGCCCTTTCAGAAATTACAAAACTCGAATCGAAGGACGGAACGGTGAAGTTTCTGTTCGGTCTCCATGACGATCATGCCATAGAAACGGTCATCATGAAGCATAATTACGGCAACAGTGTATGCGTAACAACCCAGGTGGGCTGCCGGATTGGCTGCACCTTTTGCGCTTCGACTCTTGGAGGACTTAAGCGGGATTTGACTGCAGGTGAAATTGTGGCACAGGTCGTACGCTCACAGCAGATTCTGGATGCTAGGGGCGAACGTGTCAGCAGTATTGTAATCATGGGCACGGGCGAACCGTTTGAGAATTATGACGCCACAATGAGATTCCTGCGCCTGATGATCCATGAAAAAGGATTAAATATCGGACAGCGGCATATAACGGTATCAACAAGCGGGATTGTCCCGAGCATTTATAAGTTTGCCGATGAGGATACCCAGATCAACCTGGCGATCTCGATCCATGCGCCGAATGACGCGCTTCGTTCAAAGCTGATGCCGGTCAACCGCCGTTATCCTTTTGATGAAGTGATGGAATCGCTGCGCTACTATCAGGCAAAGACAGGACGGCGCATCAGCTTCGAATATGCGCTGATCGGCGGCGTAAATGATCAGCCGGAGCATGCAGAAGAGCTTGCTGGAGTGCTCAAGCATATGCTCTGCCATGTTAATCTGATTCCGGTTAACCATGTGCCTGAACGCAAATATGTGCGCACTTCACGAAATGATATTTTCCAATTTCAGCGGATTTTGGCCGATCAGGGAGTCAATGTGACGATTCGCCGCGAACAAGGCCATGATATCGCCGCCGCATGTGGACAACTGCGCGCCAAACATATGGAGTTGAGGTGAGATCTTTTGATCAGAACAGTTCATGCCAGCGACATTGGACGGGTACGTACCGTCAATGAGGATTCGGTCTGGACCGGTGTTACGAGCCAAGGATATACGCTGGGTATTATCGCCGATGGAATGGGAGGGCATTTAGCGGGTGATACCGCAAGCCGCCTGGCGCTTGAGTCTGTCCGGGAAGGGCTGGACGGAATTGCGTCCGGTCTTTCCGGAGAAGACTTAAGCGCGGTCTTGTCGAACGCGATAATGAAAGCCAATGATACCGTCTACAAGCAAGCGGCCAGTGACGAGCGTTACCACAACATGGGGACGACTGTCGTGTCTGCGCTGCTCGCAGGGCGGTCTGGATACATTGGTCACATCGGCGACAGCAGAGCTTACATAATTCAGGATGGTAAGGCGCGGCAGTTGACCGAGGATCACACACTGGTAAACGAGCTGTTCAAGAACGGCCAGATTACACTCGAGGAGCTGGATACGCATCCACGGCGCAACGTTCTTATACGCGCTCTAGGAACGGATGAGGACATCAAAGTCGATTTGATTCCAATAACGCTTGAACCGGGTGAAGTGCTGCTGCTGTGCAGCGATGGTCTGAGCAATTTTGTTAGTAGCGAGCACCTGGGGAAGGTTGCCGGCATGCAGGAAATATCGCTTAAGGAAAGAGCGGACCGTTTACTTCAGCTGGCTCTGCTTGCCGGCGGCGGCGATAATATCAGCGTCGCCATGCTGGAACATCATGAGGAGGCCGCTGTGCCCGAATCAAAGGAGTGGGAGAGATGATCGGTCACGAGTTGGGAGGCCGTTACCAAGTCATCGAGCGGATCGGTGGGGGCGGAATGGCGCTTGTATATAGGGCACATGATATTCTGCTCAATCGTAATGTCGCTATTAAAGTATTGCGTAACCAATTTGTGCATGATGAGGAATTTATTCGCCGGTTTCGGCGTGAAGCGCAATCCGCCGCTTCGCTCTCTCATCCCAATGTGGTTAGTATCTACGACGTGGGACAGGAAGATGAAATTCATTATATTGTCATGGAATATGTGGAAGGCAAGAATCTGAACGAAATTATCAAGGAGAGGGCGCCGTTGCAGGTAGATGAAGCGGTGAGAATCGCCACCCAAATCTGCGACGCGCTCGATCATGCCCATCAAAATCAGATTATTCATCGGGATATCAAACCGCATAACATACTTATCGGTCGCAACGGCCGTGTCAAAGTGACTGATTTCGGCATCGCCCGCGCGGTGACGTCGACTACGATTACCCAGACCGGCTCGGTTGTCGGTTCGGTGCATTATTTTTCTCCGGAGCATGCCAAGGGTGTCGCCACAGGTGAAAAATCGGATCTCTATTCGCTCGGCATCGTGATCTATCAGATGCTGACCGGCAGCCTGCCTTTTTTGGGCGAGAGTCCAATCAGCGTAGCTCTAAAGCATCTTCAGGAGGAATTCGAGGAGCCGCGAAAGCTGAATTCGATGATCCCACAAAGCGTGGAGAATATTATTCTTAAATCCATGCGCAAAAACCCGGAAGAGCGTTACCAATCGGCCAAAGAAATGCTTCAGGATTTGGAAACCTGTCTGCTCCCGGAGCGCCGCAGCGAGCCGAAACTAAGCTTCTTGGAAGACGATGAGGACAGGACCAGGGTGATGCCGGCGATCAAACCGAATCCCAGGAGCAACGGCTTGCGTAGCCGTGGCGAGGATAGAATGATCCGTGAGGAAGATACCCCGTCTGGCAAGAAGAGAAAGGATTGGGGAAGACCCGCGCTGTGGATCGGGCTTACGCTGCTGCTTCTGATCGCGATGGCCGGGGTGGTATGGTATGTAAACGCGAAGCTGGTCGTTCCGGAAGTGACGGTTCCCAAATTGGTCAGTCTATCGCTGGAGGATGCCAAAGCCAAGCTGAGCGAAGCCGGACTCGTTCTGGAAGAGCCGGTAACGACTCAGTACAACCCTAACTATGCCGAAGGGATTGTCTTCGAGCAGAGCAAGGAGCCGGATACGACGGTAAAAGAAGGTACTACCATCGCGCTTAAGGTAAGCATCGCCAAGCCGCTACAGCAAATGCCGGATCTGTCCGGAATGACTTATGACGATGCGGTGAAAGCTCTGATGGCGCAAGGTGTGGAGCAGAGCCGAATAACGCAGGACAGCGAATTCAGCAAAGAGGTTCAGGAAGGCGAGGTACTCCGGCAGAATCCGATATCAGGCAGCCAATATGACCCGGATACCGCTGCTATCTCGATCACTGTCAGCAAAGGCCAGGAGAGCATCACGATGCCTGACTTAACGGGCCTCACCGAGTCGGATGCGAAAGCCAAGCTGGAGGAGTTAGGCCTGGAGCTCGGCGATGTGAAGACGGAAGCCAGTTTTTCCGTGGAAAAGGGCAAGATAACGAAGCAATGGCCGTATGAAAAAGGCGCAGCGGCGCTGCCTGGTGAAAAAATCACCATATACATCAGTGACGGCTATCCGCCTGAGGCGCTGGAATACACGTTCAACCTTCCGGTATCTCCGGTGCAGGAAGGGAAGAAGACAAAGATCCGGATCGAATTCGTCGATGCGCGGAACAATGGCGAGAAACAGGATTGGGGAACCCGAACGATTAGCAGAACCCAGGTGCTGTCGGTGAACCTTATCCTCGCTCCAAATAAGGAAGGGGCTGTCATGGTGTACCGGGATGGAGAGTTCTTCGATACGTATTCCGTCTCTTACATTGATGCAAAGAACGGTACGGTGCCAATTCCCGAACCTTCGCCGGTCAATCCGCCATCGCCGTCTCCGGCCGAAACGCCGGCCGAGACACCTGCCGGTACGGAACCGTCTGCAGATCCGGTTACCGCGCCCGGAACGGAAGGTACTCCGCCGGATACCGGGGGCGAGCAGGGCGTCAATCAGACGGGGTACAGTGCGAGCGGTACGCAGATCATATCTGGCCAGGGTGACGCCTCCGGCCATAAGAAGAAAGGCAAAGATAAGAAGTAATCACAAAAACTATTCAAAGACAAGAGCGGCCGCTTAAACAGCCGCTCTTGCAGCAAACGGGGAGACGGATTGCCATAGTGCCCGCCGAATCCAAGAGAGGAAGGCTTCATTATATGCCTGAAGGAGTAATCGTCAAGGCTTTAAGCGGTTTTTATTATGTGAAACCGCTCCGGGAAGGAAAGATCTCTCCGGAGGATGAAATCGTTCAGTGCAGAGCCCGCGGCATCTTTAAGAAGAGAGGCCAGTCTCCACTTGTTGGTGACCGGGTCATTTATTCCTTGACCGAGAATGGAGAAGGGACGGTAGATGAACTCCACTCCCGCGATTCCGAACTGATTCGTCCGCCAGTAGCAAATGCTTCGCTGGCGGTGCTGTTGTTCTCCGTTCGGGAACCGGACCTAAATCTGCAGCTTCTTGATAAATTTCTCGTTCATATTGAGCATTCCGGATTGGACACGATCATCGTGCTGACCAAATGGGATTTGGCGGAAGAGGACGGAGAGAGCATCGCTCATGTTAAACAGCTGTACGAGCGGATTGGCTATGAAGTGATGGTGACTAGTTCGCGGACGGGTTCAGGCAGCGAGGAGCTCCGGAAGCGGCTAGCAGGCACAATCAGCGTGTTTGCCGGCCAGTCTGGTGTAGGCAAATCCTCGCTGCTTAACCGGCTTGTTCCCGGTCTTTCTCTGGAGACCAGCGAGATCAGTATGCGGCTGGGGCGGGGACGCCACACGACGCGGCATGTCGAGTTGATGGATATCGGCAATGGGGGCTATGTTGCGGATACGCCTGGCTTCAGCCAGCTGGATTTTCTGGAGCTTGGAGTGGAGGAGCTGTCTTCCTGCTTCCGTGAGTTTGTACCCTATGCAGCGGAATGCAAATTCCGCGGCTGCAGCCACCTTCACGAACCGGGCTGCCGAGTAATCGAGGCCTGGGAGGCCGGAGAGATTTCGGACAGCCGCTATGAGCACTACAAGCTGTTTTTTAATGAAATGAAAGACAAGAAGCGGAGGTATTGACACATGATCAAAATTGCTCCTTCCATACTATCGGCGGACTTCGCCGCACTCGGCTCCGAAGTGGCCGAGGTTGAAGCCTCCGGCGCAGACTGGATTCATGTGGACGTGATGGACGGCCATTTCGTGCCTAATATTACACTCGGTCCGCCAATCGTCAAGGCGGTATCGGCCCATACGTCTCTACCGCTGGACGTCCACCTGATGATTGAGAAGCCGGAACTCTACATAGCCGACTTCGCGGCGGCCGGAGCGGCTGTCATAACCGTTCATGCCGAAGCTTGCGTCCACTTGCACCGGGTGATTCATCAGATTAAGGAATATGGTCTGCTCGCCGGTGTGGCGATCAACCCTGCGACGCCCGCCTCAGCTGTGAAGGAAGTACTGGCGGATGTCGATATGGTCCTCGTCATGACCGTGAATCCCGGCTTCGGCGGACAGGCGTTCATCCCCGGCACCGTGCACAAAATCCGGGAAATTCGCCAGTGGGCGGCAGAGATCGGCCATGATCTGCGTATCGAGGTGGACGGAGGGATTGCTCAAGCGACAGCCCGTGTCGTATGCGAGGCAGGGGCGGATGTATTGGTCGCCGGCAATGCCGTGTTCGGCCAAAGCGACCGGGCGGCGGCCATTTCCGCGATTCGGGCGGCTGCTGCAGCTCGTTAACAGGAGTAAAGGTCAAGAGGTATAGGCCAAGTTACGGTCGCATAAATATGGTTACATGAGCAGAAATCTCATGTAGCCTTTTTTGTGTCTTAATGAGGGCTGCAGCATTGATCGGAGGGTGAAACATGAAATTTTATACATTTAAGCTGCCGAAGTTTTTGGGAGGGGTTGTCAAGGCGATCTTGAACACATTTCAGAAGAGCTGAGGGCCGTAAGCAGAATAAAGCAACATGAAAAAAAGCACCTTACATATGTAAAGGGTGCTTTTTGTTTGAGATTAAGTTTCGGAAACTAGACGCGCTCTACTTTACCGGACTTCAGGGCGCGGGTGCTTACGTATACACGCTTCGGTTTACCGTTCACCAGAATGCGGACCTTCTGAACGTTAACTCCCCAGGAGCGACGGTTACGGTTGTTGGCGTGGGATACGTGGTTGCCGCTGCTCGGCTTCTTACCAGTTACAGCACATTTACGGGACATCATTACACCTCCTTGTTGCGTTCACCTGCATAAAACAATACTTAAATATAATATCACAGTAAAAAATGCCTCGTCAACCGGTTCAAAAACATTTATTTCTTAAGTTGCTTATAGTACAATATATATTAGTGCATTGTGTCTAGTTTGTGTTAGCTACGAGAGACATGAAGGCAGGAAGGGGAATTTTCATTGAGTAAGCGTTCTATAAATGGAATAGATTTTACAGCGATGGTATTGGCCGGCGCTGATAAACTGCAGCAGCATGCGGAGCACGTGAATTCCTTGAATGTTTTTCCGGTTCCGGACGGGGATACGGGGACCAATATGAACTTGACGATGACCGCAGGGGTGGGCGAATTGCGGAAGAATCATTCGTCTTCCATTGGACAATGTTCCGGCGTCCTGTCCAAAGGCCTGCTGATGGGCGCGCGCGGTAATTCCGGCGTTATTTTGTCCCAACTGTTCCGTGGATTCGGTCGTTATGCCGCGGCATACGAAGAAATGAATTCTCTTCAGTTTGCGGCTGCGCTGCAGACTGGTGTGGATACCGCGTATAAAGCGGTAGTCAAGCCGGTGGAAGGGACCATCCTGACTGTGGCCAAGGAGGCTGCAAGACATGCTGTTTTCCTGGCGCGGCGGACAACTGATATTAATGAACTGATGACCGATGTGCTGGCCAAAGCCAAAGAGGCGCTTGCGGGAACGCCGGATCTTCTGCCGGTGCTCAAGCAGGTGGGCGTAGTGGATTCGGGAGGTCAAGGTTTAGTTTATATATATGAAGGTTTTTTAGAATCTTTAATGAATGGGCGGTTCGCGGATTCCGAACAGGGACAAGCCGTCCGAGAGGCGGTGCCCGCAGAGCCGGCAGTTGTGCTGACCAAGTCGGAGGTAAAGCCGGCATATGTGCCGGTATCGGCCCAATCGCGGCTGTCGACGGAAGATATCGAGTTCTTATATGACATGGAGTTCTTTATCAACCGCCAGTTGGGCGGTTCCCATGCTGAGGCGTTTGATGAGGTTCAATTCCGGAAAGCGTTATCGGTGAATGGCGATTCCATTATCGTCATTTCTGACGATGACACGATTAAGGTGCATGTTCACTCCAAGGCTCCGGGTGAAGTGTTGAATCTCGCACTTCTCTATGGGGAGATTACCCAGATTCATATTTTGAATATGCGCGAGCAGCACCGTGATTTGCTGACAGCCGGGATGGACATCGCCCCGAGTCCTGAAGTATTTGCAGATATTCCCCAAGAAAAAAGCAGCATAGAGGCACCAGCGGTGCCCCCGGCGTATGATTTGGCGCCATATGGCTTTATCGCAGTCTCCTCCGGCGACGGGATTTCTGAAATCTTCAAAAGCTTAGGCATCGATGTAGTGCTGGCAGGCGGCCAGACGATGAATCCGAGCACTGAGGATTTCGTAAACGCCATATCGTCAATTTCAGCGAAGCATATCTATATTTTGCCGAACAATTCCAATATCGTTCTTGCCGCTGAGCAGTCTAAAGAACTCCTTGAAGGCGAACGTGAGATTACGGTTATTCCGAGTAAGAGCATTCCGCAGGGCATTGCCGCTGCATTCGCTTTCCAAGAGGAAGAATCGGCAGACAGCAATACCGGCAGAATGTTGGAGGCCATTGGTCGGGTGAAATCGGGACAGGTCACGTATGCGGTAAGGGATACCAAATACGAGGAAATGGACATTAAGGCGGGGCAATATATCGGTATTTCCAATTCCAAAATCGTCGCCGCCGCCGAGGATCTGCTGTCTGCCAGCCAGGCGCTGCTGTCCAAGATGCTGGAGAGCGGAGACGAGATTATTACGATTTTAACGGGGCAAGAAGCCAACCCTGAGGATACGGATGCATTAGAGGGCTGGCTAGGAGCGAATTATCCCGATGCAGAGGTTGAAATTCACGAAGGCGGTCAGCCGCTGTACTATTATTTGTTCTCGGTAGAATCTTAAGCCCATTAACTGTACGAAGGGGAGGTTTACCATGAATCATACCGTAATCGTCACCGACAGCACATCTGATATCCCACCGTCCATGGCGGAAGCTTATGGCATCCATGTCGTACCGCTTACCCTCATGTTCGGAGAGGAATCTTACCGCGACGGGGTCGACATGACGCCGGAACAGTTCTATGAGCGACTTCCCCGTTCCTCCCAGCTGCCGACCACGTCACAGCCGTCGCCGGTTGAATATATGGATGTGTATAGAAATATTTTGGAGCGATATCCGGATAGTCCGATATTGTCCTTCCATATTTCTTCCGGACTTAGCGGAACTTACCAATCGGCGCTGCTCGCCAAATCAATGCTGGAGGAAGAAGGCGAAAGGATAACCGTAGTTGATTCCTTGTCGGCTTCTTACGGATTCGGTTTGCTGGTGGTTCATGCGGCGCGTTTGTCTGCTGAAGGGAAAGGTCCGGAGGAAATCTTGAAATCGGTCGAACAGCTTCGCCGCTCGCGTAAGCTATATTTTCTGGTGGATACACTGGAATACTTGCAAAAGGGAGGACGGATTGGCAAAGCTTCGGCTATCCTTGGCACACTGCTCAATATTAAGCCGATTCTGTCAATCGACGAGGAAGGCGTTATCTATGCGGTAGAGAAAGTCAGAGGACGAAAAAAAGCGGTAGCCCGCATGATCGAGCTGTTCAAGAAGGATCTGCAAGGTATCGACAAAATCAATGTGGCTGTCGGACATACGGCCCAGCCTGCTGCCGGTGAAGAATTTCTGCAGGAACTCTCAGCGTATTTTACACTGGAAGACAAAGTGCTGACTAACGTAGGGCCTGTTGTCGGAAGTCATGTCGGCAACGGCACGCTTGCCGTATTTATATGGCCCGCGTAGATGAGGGATGAATATGACTCTTTCTTTGGATACAACAGAGGTAAAACAAATTAGTGGCGTGAGCGCTCAAAAGCAGGCTGAGCTTCACGCCTTTGGCATATTTACGGTGAAAGATTTGCTGGAGTATTATCCTTTCCGCTATGAGGACTACCGTCCGAAATCGCTCAGCGAGGTGAAGCACGGGGATAAAGTAACGGTTGAGGCCAAAGTCATCGGCATCCCGGTGCTTCAGCGTTTTGGCGGGAAGTCGCGGCTCAGCTGCAAAATGATGGCGGAGCCGTGGATGTTTACGGCTACTTGGTTCAACCG from Paenibacillus sophorae encodes:
- the spoVM gene encoding stage V sporulation protein SpoVM gives rise to the protein MKFYTFKLPKFLGGVVKAILNTFQKS
- the rpe gene encoding ribulose-phosphate 3-epimerase; translation: MIKIAPSILSADFAALGSEVAEVEASGADWIHVDVMDGHFVPNITLGPPIVKAVSAHTSLPLDVHLMIEKPELYIADFAAAGAAVITVHAEACVHLHRVIHQIKEYGLLAGVAINPATPASAVKEVLADVDMVLVMTVNPGFGGQAFIPGTVHKIREIRQWAAEIGHDLRIEVDGGIAQATARVVCEAGADVLVAGNAVFGQSDRAAAISAIRAAAAAR
- the rsgA gene encoding ribosome small subunit-dependent GTPase A, giving the protein MPEGVIVKALSGFYYVKPLREGKISPEDEIVQCRARGIFKKRGQSPLVGDRVIYSLTENGEGTVDELHSRDSELIRPPVANASLAVLLFSVREPDLNLQLLDKFLVHIEHSGLDTIIVLTKWDLAEEDGESIAHVKQLYERIGYEVMVTSSRTGSGSEELRKRLAGTISVFAGQSGVGKSSLLNRLVPGLSLETSEISMRLGRGRHTTRHVELMDIGNGGYVADTPGFSQLDFLELGVEELSSCFREFVPYAAECKFRGCSHLHEPGCRVIEAWEAGEISDSRYEHYKLFFNEMKDKKRRY
- a CDS encoding DAK2 domain-containing protein, which codes for MSKRSINGIDFTAMVLAGADKLQQHAEHVNSLNVFPVPDGDTGTNMNLTMTAGVGELRKNHSSSIGQCSGVLSKGLLMGARGNSGVILSQLFRGFGRYAAAYEEMNSLQFAAALQTGVDTAYKAVVKPVEGTILTVAKEAARHAVFLARRTTDINELMTDVLAKAKEALAGTPDLLPVLKQVGVVDSGGQGLVYIYEGFLESLMNGRFADSEQGQAVREAVPAEPAVVLTKSEVKPAYVPVSAQSRLSTEDIEFLYDMEFFINRQLGGSHAEAFDEVQFRKALSVNGDSIIVISDDDTIKVHVHSKAPGEVLNLALLYGEITQIHILNMREQHRDLLTAGMDIAPSPEVFADIPQEKSSIEAPAVPPAYDLAPYGFIAVSSGDGISEIFKSLGIDVVLAGGQTMNPSTEDFVNAISSISAKHIYILPNNSNIVLAAEQSKELLEGEREITVIPSKSIPQGIAAAFAFQEEESADSNTGRMLEAIGRVKSGQVTYAVRDTKYEEMDIKAGQYIGISNSKIVAAAEDLLSASQALLSKMLESGDEIITILTGQEANPEDTDALEGWLGANYPDAEVEIHEGGQPLYYYLFSVES
- a CDS encoding DegV family protein, producing the protein MNHTVIVTDSTSDIPPSMAEAYGIHVVPLTLMFGEESYRDGVDMTPEQFYERLPRSSQLPTTSQPSPVEYMDVYRNILERYPDSPILSFHISSGLSGTYQSALLAKSMLEEEGERITVVDSLSASYGFGLLVVHAARLSAEGKGPEEILKSVEQLRRSRKLYFLVDTLEYLQKGGRIGKASAILGTLLNIKPILSIDEEGVIYAVEKVRGRKKAVARMIELFKKDLQGIDKINVAVGHTAQPAAGEEFLQELSAYFTLEDKVLTNVGPVVGSHVGNGTLAVFIWPA
- the pknB gene encoding Stk1 family PASTA domain-containing Ser/Thr kinase gives rise to the protein MIGHELGGRYQVIERIGGGGMALVYRAHDILLNRNVAIKVLRNQFVHDEEFIRRFRREAQSAASLSHPNVVSIYDVGQEDEIHYIVMEYVEGKNLNEIIKERAPLQVDEAVRIATQICDALDHAHQNQIIHRDIKPHNILIGRNGRVKVTDFGIARAVTSTTITQTGSVVGSVHYFSPEHAKGVATGEKSDLYSLGIVIYQMLTGSLPFLGESPISVALKHLQEEFEEPRKLNSMIPQSVENIILKSMRKNPEERYQSAKEMLQDLETCLLPERRSEPKLSFLEDDEDRTRVMPAIKPNPRSNGLRSRGEDRMIREEDTPSGKKRKDWGRPALWIGLTLLLLIAMAGVVWYVNAKLVVPEVTVPKLVSLSLEDAKAKLSEAGLVLEEPVTTQYNPNYAEGIVFEQSKEPDTTVKEGTTIALKVSIAKPLQQMPDLSGMTYDDAVKALMAQGVEQSRITQDSEFSKEVQEGEVLRQNPISGSQYDPDTAAISITVSKGQESITMPDLTGLTESDAKAKLEELGLELGDVKTEASFSVEKGKITKQWPYEKGAAALPGEKITIYISDGYPPEALEYTFNLPVSPVQEGKKTKIRIEFVDARNNGEKQDWGTRTISRTQVLSVNLILAPNKEGAVMVYRDGEFFDTYSVSYIDAKNGTVPIPEPSPVNPPSPSPAETPAETPAGTEPSADPVTAPGTEGTPPDTGGEQGVNQTGYSASGTQIISGQGDASGHKKKGKDKK
- the rpmB gene encoding 50S ribosomal protein L28 produces the protein MSRKCAVTGKKPSSGNHVSHANNRNRRSWGVNVQKVRILVNGKPKRVYVSTRALKSGKVERV